The following proteins come from a genomic window of Plectropomus leopardus isolate mb chromosome 11, YSFRI_Pleo_2.0, whole genome shotgun sequence:
- the kras gene encoding GTPase KRas isoform X1, whose protein sequence is MTEYKLVVVGAGGVGKSALTIQLIQNHFVDEYDPTIEDSYRKQVVIDGETCLLDILDTAGQEEYSAMRDQYMRTGEGFLCVFAINNTKSFEDIHHYREQIKRVKDSEDVPMVLVGNKCDLPSRTVDTKQAQDLARSYGIPFIETSAKTRQGVDDAFYTLVREIRKHKEKMSKEGKKKKKKSKTKCTLM, encoded by the exons ATGACAGAATATAAGCTGGTAGTGGTGGGAGCTGGAGGCGTTGGCAAGAGCGCACTTACCATTCAACTCATCCAGAATCACTTTGTGGATGAATATGACCCCACCATTGAG GACTCCTACAGAAAGCAGGTAGTGATCGACGGAGAGACGTGTCTGCTGGACATCCTGGACACTGCAGGTCAGGAGGAGTACAGCGCCATGAGGGATCAGTACATGAGGACAGGGGAGGGCTTCCTCTGTGTCTTTGCCATCAACAACACCAAGTCCTTTGAGGACATTCACCACTATAG AGAACAGATTAAGCGGGTGAAGGACTCTGAGGACGTCCCCATGGTGTTGGTGGGGAACAAATGTGACCTCCCGTCCCGGACAGTGGACACCAAGCAGGCTCAGGACTTAGCACGCAGCTATGGCATTCCCTTTATCGAGACCTCAGCCAAAACCAGACAG ggCGTGGATGATGCCTTCTACACATTAGTGCGAGAAATCCGGAAGCATAAGGAGAAGATGAGCAAGGAgggcaaaaagaagaaaaagaagtccAAGACAAAGTGTACACTTATGTGA
- the kras gene encoding GTPase KRas isoform X2 translates to MTEYKLVVVGAGGVGKSALTIQLIQNHFVDEYDPTIEDSYRKQVVIDGETCLLDILDTAGQEEYSAMRDQYMRTGEGFLCVFAINNTKSFEDIHHYREQIKRVKDSEDVPMVLVGNKCDLPSRTVDTKQAQDLARSYGIPFIETSAKTRQRVEMPFTLWYGRSGCTGSINSARKKRLRAVSSLKSVL, encoded by the exons ATGACAGAATATAAGCTGGTAGTGGTGGGAGCTGGAGGCGTTGGCAAGAGCGCACTTACCATTCAACTCATCCAGAATCACTTTGTGGATGAATATGACCCCACCATTGAG GACTCCTACAGAAAGCAGGTAGTGATCGACGGAGAGACGTGTCTGCTGGACATCCTGGACACTGCAGGTCAGGAGGAGTACAGCGCCATGAGGGATCAGTACATGAGGACAGGGGAGGGCTTCCTCTGTGTCTTTGCCATCAACAACACCAAGTCCTTTGAGGACATTCACCACTATAG AGAACAGATTAAGCGGGTGAAGGACTCTGAGGACGTCCCCATGGTGTTGGTGGGGAACAAATGTGACCTCCCGTCCCGGACAGTGGACACCAAGCAGGCTCAGGACTTAGCACGCAGCTATGGCATTCCCTTTATCGAGACCTCAGCCAAAACCAGACAG AGAGTGGAGATGCCTTTTACACTCTGGTACGGGAGATCAGGCTGTACCGGCTCAATAAACTCAGCAAGGAAGAAAAGACTCCGCGCTGTGTCAAGCTTAAAAAGTGTGTTGTGA
- the kras gene encoding GTPase KRas isoform X3 → MTEYKLVVVGAGGVGKSALTIQLIQNHFVDEYDPTIEDSYRKQVVIDGETCLLDILDTAGQEEYSAMRDQYMRTGEGFLCVFAINNTKSFEDIHHYREQIKRVKDSEDVPMVLVGNKCDLPSRTVDTKQAQDLARSYGIPFIETSAKTRQLCSPIPT, encoded by the exons ATGACAGAATATAAGCTGGTAGTGGTGGGAGCTGGAGGCGTTGGCAAGAGCGCACTTACCATTCAACTCATCCAGAATCACTTTGTGGATGAATATGACCCCACCATTGAG GACTCCTACAGAAAGCAGGTAGTGATCGACGGAGAGACGTGTCTGCTGGACATCCTGGACACTGCAGGTCAGGAGGAGTACAGCGCCATGAGGGATCAGTACATGAGGACAGGGGAGGGCTTCCTCTGTGTCTTTGCCATCAACAACACCAAGTCCTTTGAGGACATTCACCACTATAG AGAACAGATTAAGCGGGTGAAGGACTCTGAGGACGTCCCCATGGTGTTGGTGGGGAACAAATGTGACCTCCCGTCCCGGACAGTGGACACCAAGCAGGCTCAGGACTTAGCACGCAGCTATGGCATTCCCTTTATCGAGACCTCAGCCAAAACCAGACAG CTCTGTTCGCCTATTCCCACCTGA